Proteins encoded within one genomic window of Panacibacter microcysteis:
- a CDS encoding acyl-CoA thioesterase → MELKNSRFIITITVLPEHLDDVLHVNNVIYVQWMQDIASMHWNTFASDELKNTVLWMIKRHEVDYYNQAFLHDELQMTTWTGDYTNVTWKRHYEIIRPADNKKIITAASTWIPLDRLTQRPRRIDETLINMFA, encoded by the coding sequence ATGGAATTAAAGAACAGCCGTTTCATTATTACGATTACTGTTTTACCTGAACATCTTGATGATGTGTTGCATGTAAACAATGTGATATATGTGCAATGGATGCAGGATATTGCCTCTATGCACTGGAATACATTTGCGTCTGACGAATTAAAGAATACCGTGCTGTGGATGATCAAACGGCATGAAGTAGATTATTACAACCAGGCCTTCCTGCATGATGAGCTGCAAATGACAACGTGGACGGGCGACTATACCAATGTTACCTGGAAAAGACATTACGAGATCATACGCCCGGCAGACAATAAAAAGATCATTACTGCCGCCAGTACCTGGATACCGCTCGACAGACTTACACAGCGTCCGCGAAGGATTGATGAAACACTCATCAATATGTTTGCCTAA
- a CDS encoding Crp/Fnr family transcriptional regulator, protein MELQAALEHLRKVIFAIHPLQENEWADFAAIWQRFDAKRKTMLTKAGETERHLYFVLNGVQRGFYLHDAGKEATIVFSYPFSFSGIVDSFLTQQPSRFFLETLTGSKFLRTEYRQVNKLLMRYHNFQTCMFKALSFTFAGVLERQIEIQCFSAEEKFRVLLRRSPHVLQLIPHKYLASYLGLDATTFSKLLGSVRL, encoded by the coding sequence ATGGAACTGCAGGCTGCACTGGAACATTTACGAAAGGTTATTTTTGCAATTCACCCTTTGCAGGAAAATGAATGGGCTGATTTTGCTGCCATCTGGCAAAGGTTTGATGCAAAGCGGAAAACCATGCTTACCAAAGCGGGCGAAACCGAACGCCACCTGTACTTTGTACTGAATGGCGTGCAACGGGGCTTTTACCTGCATGATGCCGGCAAAGAAGCTACGATTGTTTTTTCCTATCCATTTTCATTTTCCGGTATTGTTGATTCTTTTCTTACACAACAGCCTTCACGCTTTTTTCTTGAAACGCTTACCGGCAGCAAATTTCTAAGAACAGAATACAGGCAGGTAAATAAGTTGCTGATGCGGTACCATAATTTTCAAACGTGCATGTTTAAAGCGTTGAGCTTTACTTTTGCAGGCGTGCTGGAACGGCAAATAGAAATACAATGTTTTTCGGCAGAAGAAAAATTCAGGGTATTACTCAGGAGAAGCCCGCATGTTTTACAACTTATACCACATAAATATCTTGCTTCTTACCTAGGTTTAGACGCCACTACATTCAGTAAATTACTGGGCTCGGTAAGATTATAA
- a CDS encoding DinB family protein: MQTYNTPTLLLKLQQQTETLLDKAVREWQMITPAVFKKQPSPNAWSAMQCIGHLNMYGDYYLPAIEQAIMQANKTGNSASAIFTPGWLGNYFTNMMQTSPGKGSKKMKAPKNYTITNEGLSDEVIARFIDQQEKLLVLLDKAANVNLNTIRIPISIAPFIKLKLGDVFMFLIAHNNRHVQQAERAIDAAGNTDRTTNNIRIAV, encoded by the coding sequence ATGCAAACATACAACACACCAACCTTGCTGTTAAAGCTGCAACAACAAACGGAAACATTACTTGACAAAGCAGTAAGAGAATGGCAAATGATAACACCTGCCGTTTTTAAAAAACAACCTTCGCCAAATGCATGGAGCGCTATGCAGTGTATTGGCCATTTGAATATGTATGGTGATTATTACCTGCCGGCAATTGAGCAAGCCATTATGCAGGCAAACAAGACAGGCAATTCAGCCTCTGCCATTTTTACGCCGGGCTGGCTGGGCAATTATTTTACAAACATGATGCAGACAAGTCCCGGTAAAGGCAGTAAAAAAATGAAGGCCCCAAAAAATTATACCATCACCAATGAAGGCTTAAGTGACGAAGTAATTGCAAGGTTCATAGATCAGCAGGAAAAACTATTGGTACTGCTGGACAAAGCTGCCAACGTAAACCTTAATACGATAAGAATACCAATATCGATCGCACCATTTATCAAGCTAAAACTGGGTGACGTTTTTATGTTTCTTATTGCACACAACAACAGGCACGTGCAACAGGCAGAGAGAGCAATTGATGCTGCGGGCAATACCGACAGAACAACCAATAATATCAGGATTGCGGTTTAG
- a CDS encoding C25 family cysteine peptidase: MKRIIFTAFLFLCIQSLRAQQPYFNEWIDYNKTYYKFKIGPFGTDPLSGFPLRFGVVRIPQAAIAAAGLGDVRGIDFELWRDGQEVPIYVSNTETLGATDYIEFWGSIPDGKPDAYLYKDPNYQLEDHTSLETDSASYFLTVNTAGVNRHFEPTTNNTASNTLKPERSFKHNIVRVFRGFVNYGFGVYVEEKLYSSSYDMGEGLGSRAIYDYSPASFSFSDLYVDTLGAPMTVKASMAGAAPNDREVKLSLNGELLTQFPMGYFQTKRLELNDLSPVKIKSNTATFLIQNMAGGGDEFRIGVLEFAYPRMYNFGAATNFEFYVDPSPDGRYIKIANFNKGTASPVLYDFTNNKRYIGNPGTGDTIEFALEASVDKYHLLLVKGDGSTATNITTLEQKSFINFNDASNQGDYLIISNPAIYGTGANNYVEQYRSYRASDTGGKYNAKLIDIHELEDQFAYGIKMHPLSIKNFLRFARARFTTKPAYAFLVGKGVTYANYRLQETNPLTNKLNLIPVFGSPGSDNLLASEDYSPVPATPIGRLSAVTPEEVGSYLAKVKEYELAQRDTASASIESGLWKKKVLQLAGANDPLIETIIDSFQVRYSKIISGPSFGGNVTTFSKSTSTGTDYGQSVLKFTEEYNNGSALVEYLGHSSSTSIDFSLDNPANYNNTGKYPMFIVNGCLAGNIFEYDANRYSLRSTLSEKFILEPGKGAIGYLSSSNYGVLNYLDVFTEKFYNAITGTQYGKGFGHVVIDGLNESLNYTGSNDFYGLMHAEQLTLHGDPSIKLNFSAMPDYALDSSEMTVAPAYMNVTMDSFTLSLKLHNLGKATGTPVNLSINRTYPNGVTESIFNDGIIIDGTNDITLRIPIVGNRDKGTNTITAIIDVNSEVAELKENNNTAAVTFKISAADLLPVSPYNFSIVTQNQVDLIASTAYAFDSVTQYVMELDTTSLFNSPVKIIRTQIGTGGIIEFKGVPVSLDNTVYFWRVAEDSTDKNWNTFSFIYRSAGNAGFEQAHFLQHTESALNRITADSAARKFNFGSTINNLFILHSIYPTSGNEDNHFSVALNGRIITWSACVGSSIIFNIFEPKTFKPILNSSNPNGAANPCDTMRRYNFEFSTKTAAARKNAMDFMDNYIQNGYYVVARKIYDMGNNDWAPTIWAADTILYGKNNSLYHRLKTQGINVDSFTYPRTFVGIFKKNDSANYKPVTVYSKGLYDRISLSQNFNTTDTIGTITSPKFGPGTSWYKVKWSGYSENSNNTTSLDVIAFNKEGKDTVFYNIPVSQAELDVSAIDAVAYPYVQLRMNTTDSITERPYQLTDWSIEAAPIPEGAIATNLGIEIPEKVTFNHAAHLYFDTLQGYIIFKNISAADMQPLKVKVILYDSSNVAAGVFDLPYTRALPAGDTVHIPFLLNITDLAQGKYNFYIEVNPDEDQPEQYHYNNFLYKYVDVVRDVILASHKFDLSAKPSGKSVELKWTVTNEFNVAHYDVEFSADGRSFTSIGQVAASSINDVNKYYGFIHGSPVNGTNYYRIKMIDKDVSFKYSPIRDAAINVSGVLVYPNPFKHALNVVMQTATGAVKLRVMDLSGRVIMQQTFTGSATVNNLEKLSSGVYILQVIDGKNVSSFRLIKEK; the protein is encoded by the coding sequence ATGAAAAGGATAATATTTACTGCGTTTCTTTTTCTCTGTATACAATCGTTGCGTGCCCAGCAGCCGTACTTTAATGAGTGGATTGACTACAATAAAACTTACTATAAATTTAAGATTGGGCCTTTCGGCACAGACCCGCTGAGCGGCTTTCCGCTTCGTTTTGGCGTTGTAAGAATTCCGCAGGCTGCCATTGCTGCGGCAGGTTTAGGAGATGTACGCGGTATCGATTTTGAACTATGGCGCGATGGGCAGGAAGTACCCATTTATGTATCGAACACTGAAACCCTTGGCGCAACAGATTATATAGAATTCTGGGGTTCTATACCAGACGGCAAGCCTGATGCATATTTATATAAAGATCCCAACTATCAGCTCGAAGATCATACAAGTCTCGAAACCGATAGTGCTTCTTACTTTCTTACCGTAAATACCGCAGGTGTAAACAGGCATTTTGAGCCCACCACTAACAATACAGCATCAAACACGCTGAAACCGGAAAGAAGCTTTAAGCATAATATCGTAAGGGTGTTCAGGGGATTTGTAAACTATGGTTTTGGGGTGTACGTTGAAGAGAAACTGTATTCCTCATCTTACGATATGGGCGAAGGACTGGGAAGCAGGGCCATTTACGACTATTCTCCCGCCAGTTTTAGTTTTTCTGACCTTTACGTAGATACATTGGGAGCGCCAATGACAGTGAAAGCTAGTATGGCTGGCGCCGCACCTAACGACAGGGAAGTTAAGTTGTCTCTGAACGGGGAACTGCTTACGCAATTCCCCATGGGATATTTCCAAACCAAAAGACTTGAATTAAATGATCTCTCACCGGTAAAAATAAAAAGCAATACCGCTACATTTTTAATCCAGAACATGGCAGGCGGCGGAGATGAGTTTCGTATTGGTGTATTGGAGTTCGCTTATCCGAGAATGTACAATTTCGGTGCTGCCACCAATTTTGAGTTTTATGTAGATCCTTCACCCGATGGGCGGTATATCAAAATTGCGAATTTCAACAAAGGCACTGCAAGCCCGGTGTTGTATGATTTTACAAACAACAAAAGATATATAGGCAATCCTGGTACGGGAGATACAATAGAATTTGCACTGGAAGCATCGGTTGACAAATATCATTTATTGCTTGTAAAAGGAGATGGGTCTACTGCAACTAATATTACAACGCTTGAGCAAAAGAGCTTTATTAATTTCAATGACGCCTCTAACCAGGGCGACTACCTGATTATAAGCAACCCGGCAATTTATGGCACCGGTGCAAATAATTATGTAGAACAATACCGGTCTTACCGGGCGTCTGATACCGGTGGTAAATACAATGCAAAGCTCATTGATATTCATGAACTGGAAGATCAGTTTGCGTATGGTATAAAAATGCACCCATTGTCGATCAAGAATTTCCTGCGTTTTGCCAGGGCAAGGTTTACGACAAAGCCGGCATATGCATTTCTGGTTGGTAAAGGCGTTACGTATGCCAACTACCGCCTGCAGGAAACAAACCCTCTTACGAATAAATTAAATCTTATTCCTGTTTTTGGCAGTCCCGGTTCAGATAACCTGCTGGCATCTGAAGATTACAGCCCTGTGCCTGCTACGCCAATCGGCAGGTTATCTGCAGTTACACCGGAAGAGGTAGGAAGTTATCTTGCCAAAGTAAAAGAATACGAACTGGCGCAGCGGGATACTGCCTCCGCCTCCATAGAATCGGGTTTATGGAAGAAAAAAGTGTTGCAACTGGCAGGTGCAAACGATCCGCTGATTGAAACAATAATTGACAGTTTCCAGGTAAGGTATTCGAAGATCATCAGCGGGCCTTCATTTGGTGGTAATGTTACAACCTTCAGCAAATCTACCAGTACGGGTACTGACTATGGCCAATCCGTATTAAAGTTTACAGAGGAATACAATAATGGTAGTGCGCTGGTAGAATATCTTGGTCACTCGTCATCAACAAGTATTGATTTTAGTCTTGATAATCCCGCTAATTATAACAATACCGGGAAATACCCGATGTTTATTGTAAATGGTTGCCTGGCTGGAAACATTTTTGAGTACGATGCCAACAGGTATTCATTACGGTCAACGTTGTCGGAAAAATTTATTCTCGAGCCCGGTAAAGGAGCGATCGGTTATTTGTCGTCTAGCAACTACGGCGTTTTAAATTATCTTGATGTCTTCACTGAAAAGTTCTACAATGCAATTACAGGCACGCAATACGGCAAAGGTTTTGGACATGTGGTTATAGATGGCCTGAACGAATCCTTAAACTACACCGGCTCAAACGACTTTTACGGGCTGATGCATGCCGAGCAACTCACATTGCATGGCGATCCTTCAATTAAGCTTAATTTCTCGGCAATGCCAGATTACGCGTTGGATAGTAGCGAAATGACTGTGGCCCCGGCGTATATGAATGTGACAATGGATTCATTTACTCTTAGCCTTAAGTTGCATAATCTTGGTAAAGCAACGGGTACACCGGTAAATTTGTCTATTAACAGAACCTACCCCAATGGTGTGACAGAAAGTATATTCAATGACGGTATTATTATTGACGGAACCAACGACATTACGCTCAGAATACCAATTGTAGGAAACAGGGATAAAGGCACAAATACCATCACGGCAATAATTGATGTAAACAGTGAAGTGGCCGAATTAAAAGAAAACAACAACACTGCTGCGGTAACGTTTAAAATTTCTGCCGCTGACCTGCTGCCTGTTTCTCCTTACAATTTCTCTATTGTTACACAAAACCAGGTCGATCTTATTGCAAGCACGGCCTATGCGTTTGATTCGGTTACGCAATATGTAATGGAGCTGGATACAACCTCTTTGTTTAACTCTCCGGTAAAAATTATCAGAACACAGATTGGCACGGGTGGCATTATCGAATTTAAAGGTGTGCCGGTATCACTTGATAATACAGTTTATTTCTGGCGTGTAGCAGAAGACAGTACTGATAAAAACTGGAATACTTTCTCCTTCATTTACAGAAGTGCGGGCAATGCAGGGTTTGAGCAGGCGCATTTTCTACAGCATACTGAATCTGCACTAAACAGAATTACTGCAGACTCTGCGGCACGTAAATTCAATTTTGGTTCTACGATCAACAATTTATTTATACTTCATTCTATTTATCCTACAAGTGGTAATGAGGATAACCACTTTAGCGTTGCACTAAACGGCAGAATCATAACGTGGAGTGCGTGTGTTGGAAGTTCAATCATATTTAACATTTTTGAGCCAAAAACATTCAAACCCATTCTTAACTCATCAAATCCTAATGGTGCAGCAAACCCTTGCGACACCATGAGAAGGTATAATTTTGAGTTCAGTACCAAAACTGCTGCTGCACGTAAAAATGCAATGGATTTCATGGATAACTACATTCAAAATGGCTATTATGTTGTAGCAAGGAAGATATACGACATGGGCAACAATGATTGGGCTCCCACAATTTGGGCTGCAGATACTATTCTTTATGGCAAGAACAATTCTCTCTATCACCGCTTGAAAACTCAGGGCATTAACGTTGACTCGTTTACATACCCAAGAACTTTTGTAGGTATATTCAAGAAAAACGATTCTGCTAATTATAAACCGGTAACAGTCTATTCCAAAGGTTTGTATGACAGGATCAGTTTATCACAGAACTTCAATACGACCGATACAATTGGTACCATCACTTCGCCAAAATTTGGTCCGGGTACTTCCTGGTATAAAGTAAAGTGGTCTGGTTACAGTGAAAACAGTAATAACACCACTTCGCTGGATGTAATAGCTTTTAATAAAGAAGGAAAAGACACAGTATTTTATAACATTCCTGTATCTCAGGCAGAGTTGGATGTAAGCGCCATTGATGCAGTAGCCTATCCGTATGTGCAGCTCCGCATGAATACGACCGATTCAATTACAGAAAGGCCATACCAGTTAACCGACTGGAGTATTGAAGCTGCCCCGATTCCGGAAGGTGCCATTGCAACTAACCTTGGTATTGAGATTCCTGAAAAGGTAACGTTCAATCATGCGGCACATCTGTATTTCGATACGCTGCAGGGCTATATTATTTTTAAGAATATCAGCGCAGCAGACATGCAGCCATTAAAGGTGAAAGTTATTCTTTACGACTCGTCGAACGTGGCAGCCGGGGTATTTGATCTGCCGTATACACGTGCATTGCCGGCAGGCGATACTGTACATATTCCGTTCCTTTTAAACATTACAGACCTGGCACAGGGCAAATACAATTTTTATATAGAAGTTAACCCTGATGAAGACCAGCCCGAACAATACCATTACAACAACTTCCTTTATAAGTATGTAGATGTTGTAAGAGATGTTATACTGGCGTCTCATAAATTCGATCTTTCTGCAAAACCTTCAGGTAAGTCAGTCGAACTGAAATGGACGGTAACCAATGAATTCAATGTAGCACATTACGACGTAGAATTTAGCGCGGATGGCAGAAGCTTCACATCCATCGGCCAGGTTGCCGCAAGCAGTATTAATGATGTCAATAAATATTATGGATTCATTCATGGCAGTCCTGTAAACGGCACAAATTATTATCGCATAAAAATGATCGATAAAGACGTGTCTTTTAAATACTCACCCATACGGGATGCTGCCATTAATGTTTCTGGAGTGCTTGTATACCCCAATCCGTTTAAGCATGCATTGAATGTAGTGATGCAAACAGCAACAGGCGCCGTAAAATTGCGTGTTATGGATTTGTCTGGCAGAGTCATTATGCAACAAACATTCACCGGCTCAGCAACAGTCAACAACCTTGAAAAGCTATCTTCCGGTGTATATATATTGCAGGTTATTGATGGTAAAAATGTAAGTTCATTCAGGCTCATAAAAGAGAAATAG